The following proteins are co-located in the Stieleria sp. JC731 genome:
- a CDS encoding DUF1588 domain-containing protein: MLSVREHLPVFTAFASIIVLSNSCLLPLAFADQASPECVMKFVGTFCVDCHQGEDAEGGLRLEEFENGLNETGLNIGDHLETWKKVVSRTENFSMPPREADVPDESERVAFLESIRNLMLETVCDNGAQPGPAQLRRLNRTEYANTVRDLLGIHVNAAHSLPFDGAGGEGFDNASETLFISPIYAEKYIDAAGEALGHAFNDPGARRRLLVAEPDGSRTAVEAAKIVLKKFLTRAFRRPATDQEIAEYTAVFENAFKAEDSFAGAIEMTMQAAMVSPKFLMLYETPNASGETVEVDQYELAARLSYFLWASMPDDELMNLAAAGKLHQREVLDGQVERLLHSRINDEGLRRNAKVREFASSFMDQWLGTRALGREFIPDPKVAKGYNSELEGGMKYEPVFFFEDILSDNRSLLNFIDSDFTYVNRELASHYRIRGDFREQPKRTDLEKEHNRGGLLGMGAVLAVSSHPYRTSPVLRGKWILETMLGTPPPPPPPDVPALEEGDGANVPSSLREKLEQHRANATCASCHDMIDPLGFGLENYDLLGRWRDEVAGQPIDTRGELPGGKTFDGHQELKSLLMDRKDQFIRHFVSKVLGYALSRGLTEEDECVVEEVTKKLADDGYKAQTLIKEIVWSTPFRFKAPVASHP; this comes from the coding sequence ATGCTCTCGGTGCGCGAACATCTGCCGGTTTTCACGGCGTTTGCTTCGATCATTGTGCTCTCGAATTCGTGCTTGCTTCCGCTCGCGTTTGCAGACCAAGCCTCACCAGAATGCGTGATGAAGTTTGTCGGAACATTCTGTGTTGATTGCCACCAAGGTGAAGACGCCGAGGGCGGATTGCGACTGGAGGAATTCGAAAATGGTTTGAACGAAACTGGTCTGAACATCGGTGATCATCTGGAAACGTGGAAGAAAGTTGTCTCTAGAACAGAGAACTTTTCGATGCCGCCACGTGAAGCTGATGTGCCTGATGAAAGCGAGCGTGTGGCGTTTTTGGAAAGCATCCGGAATCTGATGTTAGAAACCGTCTGTGACAACGGCGCTCAACCCGGACCGGCACAGTTGCGTCGGCTCAATCGAACGGAATACGCCAATACCGTTCGCGATCTTCTTGGTATCCATGTCAACGCCGCACACTCATTGCCCTTTGATGGTGCGGGCGGTGAAGGGTTCGACAACGCATCCGAAACACTGTTCATCTCGCCCATCTACGCAGAGAAGTATATTGATGCCGCTGGCGAAGCGTTAGGTCACGCTTTCAATGACCCCGGTGCAAGGCGTCGGCTACTCGTTGCCGAACCGGACGGTTCGCGAACAGCTGTTGAAGCCGCAAAGATCGTGCTGAAGAAATTCTTGACGCGAGCCTTTCGTCGACCGGCGACCGATCAGGAAATCGCCGAGTACACCGCTGTCTTCGAAAACGCATTTAAAGCTGAGGATTCATTTGCAGGTGCGATCGAGATGACGATGCAAGCGGCGATGGTGTCCCCCAAGTTTTTGATGTTGTATGAAACGCCGAATGCTTCGGGAGAAACTGTCGAAGTTGACCAATACGAGCTAGCCGCACGCTTGTCCTATTTCCTGTGGGCGTCGATGCCTGACGACGAGTTAATGAATCTCGCTGCCGCTGGGAAGCTGCACCAACGTGAAGTGTTGGATGGACAAGTCGAGAGGCTTCTACACAGCCGGATCAATGATGAAGGGCTACGGCGAAATGCGAAGGTACGTGAGTTCGCGTCAAGCTTTATGGATCAATGGCTCGGAACGAGAGCGCTCGGCCGAGAGTTCATCCCCGACCCGAAAGTTGCCAAAGGCTACAACTCTGAACTTGAAGGCGGAATGAAGTATGAGCCGGTCTTTTTCTTTGAGGACATTCTGTCGGACAACCGTTCGCTTTTGAATTTTATCGATTCAGATTTCACATACGTCAATCGAGAGCTGGCATCGCACTATCGCATTCGCGGTGATTTTCGAGAGCAACCCAAGCGAACCGATTTGGAAAAGGAACACAACCGTGGCGGGTTGCTGGGAATGGGAGCCGTCTTGGCTGTCTCATCGCATCCCTATCGCACAAGCCCGGTGTTGCGCGGTAAGTGGATTTTAGAAACGATGCTCGGAACACCGCCCCCGCCCCCACCCCCGGACGTTCCCGCGTTGGAAGAAGGCGATGGGGCGAACGTGCCTAGCTCGCTTCGCGAAAAACTTGAACAGCATCGTGCGAACGCGACCTGTGCCAGCTGCCACGACATGATCGACCCGCTGGGATTTGGCTTGGAAAACTATGACCTGCTTGGTCGCTGGCGTGATGAGGTTGCCGGACAACCCATTGATACGCGAGGGGAATTACCCGGTGGAAAAACCTTTGACGGTCATCAAGAGTTGAAAAGTTTGTTGATGGATCGCAAAGACCAGTTCATCCGACATTTCGTTTCCAAGGTTTTAGGATACGCCCTTTCACGCGGATTGACCGAAGAAGATGAATGTGTTGTCGAAGAAGTGACCAAGAAACTGGCTGACGATGGCTACAAGGCTCAAACGTTGATCAAAGAGATCGTTTGGAGTACGCCTTTCCGTTTCAAAGCCCCTGTCGCATCCCACCCCTAA
- a CDS encoding PVC-type heme-binding CxxCH protein — protein MNRFLSLAFALLFVLGWNAFCEAQTHSLFDGETFDGWDCDQSYWRIQNGAFVGEIAPGTRLNKNTWLVWKGGELGDFELNFRFRLTGGAGANSGVQIRCQVDNVDHVSGYQADLDMGDTWLGRIYDEHGRALLVERGTRVKIDADGNRQSEVFAPKEQYKVLFREDRWNEYRIVAIGPRIDVYVNGTLFSQLSDVQKNEHDLTGKLAFQLHSGGETKIEFKDIRLENLSSANQDRLTNFSFKPAAKVDSTDKNTGTFPKASKGDSASFGFETGSLQDWTADGNAFKGQPVSRDSIASRWAGQQSNKVGEFFVGGFELSGDAPIGTLTSPSFKLDQRYASFLIGGGNSDATRVEIVSIGDDGATQAIFKASGDNREQMRRVVADLNDYQGQTLAVKVIDESSGGWGHINFDDFRLHQTPPAEVERSTAWRSTFNPLLHHLIPNQPTVRSVSKDLPQVNRTVEQMAVPEGFSVDVVAAEPDVHQPIAFTFDTKGRLWVVEGHSYPEKRAEGEGLDKIVILEDSNGDGVFETRKVFSEGLNLVSGIEVGFGGVWIGAAPQLLFIPDANRDDTPDSEPIVMLDGFGYGDTHETLNSFLWGPDGWLYGNQGVFNTSMIGKPGSEDKDRVHLAAGVWRYHPTKHQFEVFAHGGSNQWGLDYDIHGQLFMTHCRSHWGQGSTTHVMRNGNYWNQVNGGYAPFVSATELPGMPHMKNYLLASSRYGHGEGGAGKRGSREVYGGHSHVGTMIYLGDNWPDSYRNHLFTLNLHGHQINHQVNQRVAGGYETVHAGNDVLFCGDQQFVGVDLKVGPDGAVYISDWYDPRHCHNPNVELWDRGNGRLYRMQFDSGFNPVSIDYQNADEKALVKALSHKNHWHARAARLVLAERSATSGLRASTLVHLRMLLENDDESIRLQSLWTLAACDETTLTVLTSALSDESEYVRAWAVQLLSDYPEPKNASKAILNHCANEESLHVCRSIASAIPDLQPSDRWQIVEQLLSRDDLSTDRDLPILLWQVFAPLMQRDLTRGLALAIESPNTVFADYAFWYAARQSEVGRDAIVKQITSADRPRQKQLVTLFAHALTGMRKITPPTGWADISDQLYDSNDPAMRTSAEQIGASFSDPSLFKRLRAVVVDKTANESARRRAIRLLEADPGKDNVASLLSLLDEDAFASTALPQLARYDHADIPQRVLERFVKWDAGTRNSALELLSSRPRWAEKLLDEIKAGRIDKSQLTAYFANQMANLGDTTLNQRLASEWGRIGGSSAELRDEIRKTINAYNAAPKWAFSERQGAIHFKKLCAACHQPELEQARLAPKLEGTRTKGVEYAIENVIDPNAVIGNDFQARVILTTDGQVVTGLIQSETETAIVVKTATKTVTINQDDVEEIKISENSFMPSGLLNTLDDRERIELFKYILSL, from the coding sequence ATGAACCGATTCTTATCGCTCGCGTTTGCCTTGTTGTTCGTTCTGGGTTGGAACGCATTTTGTGAGGCTCAGACACACAGCCTCTTCGATGGCGAGACTTTTGATGGCTGGGATTGCGATCAATCGTACTGGCGAATCCAAAATGGCGCGTTTGTCGGTGAAATCGCTCCCGGAACAAGGCTTAACAAAAACACTTGGCTGGTTTGGAAAGGCGGCGAGCTAGGTGACTTTGAATTGAACTTTCGTTTCCGGCTAACGGGAGGCGCGGGCGCAAACAGCGGTGTTCAAATCCGATGCCAAGTCGACAACGTTGACCACGTTTCCGGCTACCAAGCTGACCTGGATATGGGGGACACATGGCTAGGACGCATCTACGACGAACACGGCCGAGCTTTGTTGGTTGAACGTGGCACAAGGGTCAAGATTGATGCCGACGGAAACCGTCAAAGCGAAGTCTTTGCACCAAAGGAACAGTACAAGGTTCTGTTTCGCGAAGACCGCTGGAACGAATATCGAATCGTCGCAATCGGTCCTCGCATCGACGTCTATGTCAACGGAACTTTGTTCTCTCAACTGTCGGATGTTCAGAAGAACGAACACGACCTCACAGGGAAACTTGCCTTCCAATTGCATAGTGGCGGCGAAACGAAGATCGAGTTTAAAGATATCCGCCTCGAGAATCTAAGCAGTGCAAATCAAGACCGCCTGACCAATTTCAGTTTTAAGCCTGCAGCAAAAGTCGATTCCACAGACAAAAACACCGGAACGTTTCCCAAAGCTTCCAAAGGTGATTCCGCGAGCTTCGGTTTTGAAACCGGATCGCTCCAAGATTGGACAGCCGACGGCAACGCGTTTAAAGGCCAACCTGTCAGTCGTGATTCGATCGCTAGCCGCTGGGCTGGGCAACAAAGCAACAAGGTTGGTGAATTCTTCGTGGGAGGATTCGAGCTTAGCGGTGATGCGCCCATTGGCACATTGACTTCACCATCGTTTAAACTCGATCAACGCTATGCAAGTTTTCTGATCGGTGGCGGCAACTCCGATGCGACACGAGTCGAAATTGTCTCGATCGGAGACGACGGAGCCACGCAAGCAATATTCAAGGCCAGTGGCGACAATCGCGAGCAGATGCGACGTGTCGTGGCAGATCTAAATGACTACCAGGGACAAACGCTGGCTGTAAAAGTCATCGATGAAAGTTCCGGCGGCTGGGGGCATATCAACTTCGATGACTTTCGCTTGCATCAAACTCCGCCCGCTGAGGTCGAACGATCAACCGCCTGGCGTTCGACATTCAATCCTTTGCTGCATCACCTGATCCCCAACCAGCCTACGGTACGATCGGTCAGCAAAGATCTTCCTCAAGTCAACCGAACGGTTGAACAAATGGCGGTCCCCGAGGGCTTCTCGGTTGACGTTGTCGCCGCCGAACCGGATGTGCACCAGCCGATCGCGTTTACTTTCGATACGAAGGGGCGTCTATGGGTCGTTGAAGGACACTCCTATCCCGAGAAACGGGCCGAAGGCGAAGGGTTGGACAAAATCGTGATCCTTGAAGACTCCAACGGCGACGGTGTCTTTGAAACCAGAAAGGTGTTTTCGGAAGGTTTGAACCTTGTCAGTGGAATCGAGGTCGGGTTCGGAGGCGTTTGGATTGGTGCTGCACCGCAGTTGTTGTTCATTCCCGATGCTAACCGCGATGACACTCCGGATTCTGAACCCATCGTTATGCTCGATGGATTCGGCTATGGCGACACCCACGAAACGCTTAACAGTTTTCTTTGGGGACCTGACGGCTGGCTGTATGGGAACCAAGGGGTCTTCAACACGTCGATGATTGGTAAGCCTGGATCCGAAGATAAAGATCGGGTGCACTTGGCAGCTGGCGTCTGGCGATACCATCCGACCAAGCATCAATTCGAAGTCTTCGCCCATGGCGGCAGCAATCAATGGGGACTCGATTACGACATTCACGGTCAACTGTTCATGACGCACTGCCGAAGCCATTGGGGCCAGGGTTCGACCACGCACGTCATGCGTAACGGAAACTACTGGAATCAGGTGAACGGCGGTTATGCACCATTCGTGTCAGCTACAGAATTGCCTGGGATGCCACATATGAAAAACTACCTGCTCGCATCGTCTCGGTACGGGCATGGTGAAGGTGGCGCCGGAAAACGCGGCTCGCGAGAAGTCTATGGTGGACATTCACACGTGGGCACAATGATCTATCTGGGTGACAATTGGCCGGACAGCTATCGCAATCATCTCTTCACTCTGAATTTGCATGGACATCAGATCAATCACCAAGTCAACCAGCGTGTTGCCGGCGGCTATGAAACGGTGCATGCCGGAAATGATGTGTTGTTCTGTGGCGACCAACAATTCGTTGGCGTCGATCTAAAGGTCGGCCCTGACGGTGCTGTTTACATCAGCGACTGGTATGACCCACGGCACTGCCATAATCCCAACGTCGAACTCTGGGACCGAGGAAACGGGCGTCTTTATCGGATGCAGTTTGACTCCGGTTTCAATCCGGTTTCGATCGACTATCAAAATGCGGACGAAAAGGCACTCGTCAAAGCACTCTCGCATAAAAACCATTGGCATGCCCGAGCCGCTCGTTTGGTTCTGGCTGAGCGTTCAGCAACATCGGGCTTGAGAGCTTCCACCCTCGTGCATCTCAGGATGCTACTAGAAAACGATGATGAGTCCATTCGTTTGCAATCGCTTTGGACGCTCGCTGCTTGCGACGAAACAACATTAACTGTACTGACTTCAGCGTTGTCCGACGAAAGTGAATACGTTCGTGCTTGGGCGGTTCAGTTACTGTCTGATTACCCCGAACCGAAAAACGCCAGCAAGGCTATCCTGAACCACTGCGCGAATGAAGAATCGTTGCACGTCTGCCGCTCCATCGCCTCGGCGATACCAGATCTGCAGCCGTCTGACAGATGGCAAATCGTGGAACAGCTACTCAGCCGCGACGACTTATCAACCGACCGCGACCTTCCGATCTTGCTTTGGCAGGTCTTTGCGCCATTGATGCAAAGGGATTTGACACGTGGATTGGCACTTGCGATCGAGTCCCCCAACACTGTGTTCGCGGACTACGCATTTTGGTATGCGGCTAGGCAATCCGAAGTCGGTCGTGATGCGATTGTCAAACAAATCACATCAGCGGATCGGCCACGACAAAAGCAGTTGGTCACATTGTTTGCGCATGCTCTAACGGGGATGCGTAAAATCACACCACCGACCGGATGGGCTGACATTTCAGATCAGCTTTATGATTCAAACGACCCAGCGATGCGGACATCGGCCGAACAAATCGGCGCTAGTTTTTCTGACCCTTCATTATTCAAACGTTTACGAGCGGTTGTCGTTGATAAGACGGCGAACGAATCGGCAAGACGGAGGGCGATTCGGTTGCTAGAAGCCGACCCCGGTAAGGACAACGTGGCGTCTCTCCTATCACTACTAGACGAAGACGCGTTCGCATCGACTGCCTTGCCACAATTGGCACGATACGATCATGCGGACATTCCGCAACGTGTCCTGGAACGATTCGTGAAGTGGGATGCCGGCACGCGTAATTCGGCATTGGAATTGTTATCGAGCCGCCCTCGCTGGGCCGAAAAGCTGCTCGATGAGATAAAGGCCGGGCGAATTGATAAATCACAGTTAACCGCTTACTTCGCCAATCAGATGGCAAACTTAGGCGACACGACGCTGAATCAGCGATTGGCAAGTGAATGGGGCCGTATCGGTGGTTCGTCAGCTGAACTACGAGATGAAATCCGTAAAACGATCAATGCCTACAACGCGGCACCCAAATGGGCATTCAGCGAACGCCAAGGAGCAATCCATTTCAAAAAGCTTTGCGCCGCCTGTCATCAGCCTGAACTGGAACAAGCTCGATTGGCGCCAAAACTCGAAGGCACACGGACCAAAGGCGTTGAGTATGCGATTGAGAACGTCATCGACCCGAATGCAGTGATCGGCAACGATTTTCAAGCTCGTGTGATTCTGACAACCGATGGCCAAGTCGTCACTGGTTTGATCCAATCCGAGACAGAAACGGCGATCGTTGTAAAAACGGCAACGAAGACCGTGACGATCAACCAAGACGATGTCGAAGAGATCAAAATCTCCGAAAACTCGTTCATGCCGTCAGGCCTATTAAATACGCTCGATGATCGAGAACGCATTGAGTTGTTCAAATATATCCTGTCGCTTTAG
- a CDS encoding DUF1552 domain-containing protein, which yields MNRINSQNKKSIYLADQDKRSTFLSRRTLLRGSGMALALPWLEAMISPAKAESDDSQPQREDTPIRMAALFVPNGVRADQWTPEGEGTSFELSPTLQPLASLKEKLLVVSNLWNQASNVGDGHYVKCSGYLTCTTINKSLGIDLNCNGRSMDQVAADYSEKFTPLRSLELGIDPVTTGVDTNVGYTRVYGSHIAWNGPTSPLAKELSPRSVFDRLLRSSKPSAQSSWRNRLLLDRALDDVKQLNHRLGASDRQRMDEYMQSLRSIEKRLEQQDSDSSHAWQPRVPLDSSARPNEERRDDHQEHVRLMMDMIALAFQTDTTRVCTFMFGNAVSGRNFSFLDGVSGGHHDISHHQGNSEKLTQYQLINQWHVDQYGYLLNKLNSMQEGESTVLDHSMILYGSGLRDGNSHSPHNLPIVVAGSAGGRIQSGQHLKCDRDTPLSNLFTSMLTAFGGHQQHFADSTGPLANVLS from the coding sequence ATGAATCGCATCAATTCACAGAACAAGAAATCGATCTATTTGGCAGATCAGGATAAGCGTTCGACCTTCTTGTCTCGCCGAACTCTATTGCGTGGGTCGGGCATGGCACTGGCGCTTCCTTGGTTGGAAGCGATGATCTCACCCGCCAAAGCTGAAAGCGACGATTCGCAGCCACAGCGGGAGGACACGCCGATTCGAATGGCAGCGTTGTTTGTTCCCAATGGCGTCCGTGCAGATCAATGGACGCCCGAGGGTGAGGGGACATCGTTTGAACTATCGCCGACGCTGCAACCGTTGGCTTCGCTGAAAGAGAAGCTGTTGGTGGTTTCAAACCTATGGAACCAAGCGAGCAATGTTGGCGATGGGCACTACGTCAAATGCTCGGGTTACTTAACCTGCACTACGATCAATAAGTCGCTTGGAATTGATCTGAATTGCAACGGTCGATCAATGGATCAAGTTGCAGCGGACTACAGTGAAAAGTTTACGCCGCTCCGTTCCCTGGAACTGGGGATCGATCCGGTCACAACCGGGGTGGATACCAACGTCGGCTACACCCGTGTTTATGGATCGCACATTGCGTGGAACGGTCCGACCAGTCCGTTGGCAAAAGAGTTGAGTCCGCGATCCGTTTTTGATCGTCTGCTGCGGTCTTCCAAACCGTCGGCACAGTCATCGTGGCGAAATCGGTTGCTTCTTGATCGCGCCCTTGATGACGTCAAGCAGCTGAACCATCGGCTTGGTGCGAGCGATCGACAGCGGATGGATGAATACATGCAATCTTTGCGCTCGATCGAAAAGCGACTTGAGCAGCAAGATTCGGATTCGAGTCATGCTTGGCAGCCGCGTGTGCCGCTAGATTCTTCTGCAAGACCGAACGAAGAGCGGCGGGATGATCACCAGGAACACGTTCGCTTGATGATGGATATGATTGCGTTGGCGTTTCAGACCGATACGACACGAGTCTGTACATTCATGTTTGGCAATGCTGTCAGCGGTAGAAACTTTTCCTTCCTTGATGGCGTCAGCGGCGGACACCACGACATCTCGCACCATCAAGGCAACTCCGAAAAGCTGACCCAGTATCAATTGATCAACCAATGGCACGTCGATCAGTATGGCTACCTGCTCAATAAGCTGAACTCAATGCAGGAAGGCGAAAGCACCGTTTTGGATCATTCGATGATTCTGTATGGATCGGGGCTTCGCGACGGCAACAGCCACAGCCCACACAATTTGCCGATTGTTGTGGCCGGTTCGGCTGGGGGCAGGATTCAAAGCGGTCAGCATTTGAAGTGCGATCGTGACACTCCGTTATCGAACCTGTTCACTTCAATGCTTACCGCTTTTGGCGGGCATCAACAGCACTTCGCAGACAGCACTGGTCCGTTGGCAAACGTGCTTTCATAG
- a CDS encoding EF-hand domain-containing protein: MKRYLFSIAVCMAPAFAIAQPPGGPGPRGGQRGFGGMDRQSTGSPIDKLMQYDANQDGVLTSDELSDPRLQHLFQRADQNGDGQLTREEIASVVGQQSESDPRRMQRGFGGGPPGGFNGPPPNGFGGPPPGGGPGGPDSSFAGEQRGFQPPRPGTVLPDHLISQLGLTDAQQKKLAALQELVDKRLAKILTEEQTQMLQHGPPGR, encoded by the coding sequence ATGAAACGTTACTTGTTTTCTATCGCAGTGTGCATGGCACCTGCGTTTGCAATTGCACAGCCGCCTGGTGGTCCTGGTCCGCGTGGTGGTCAACGTGGCTTTGGCGGGATGGATCGACAGTCAACCGGTTCGCCAATTGATAAGTTGATGCAATACGATGCCAATCAGGACGGTGTTCTGACCAGCGATGAGCTAAGCGATCCGCGATTGCAGCATCTTTTTCAAAGGGCCGACCAAAACGGCGATGGGCAACTCACGCGGGAAGAGATCGCTTCGGTCGTAGGCCAGCAGTCCGAGAGTGATCCTCGAAGGATGCAGCGAGGTTTTGGTGGCGGACCTCCCGGAGGCTTCAACGGCCCTCCACCAAACGGTTTCGGCGGACCTCCTCCTGGCGGCGGTCCCGGCGGTCCGGACAGCTCTTTTGCGGGCGAACAACGCGGCTTTCAGCCTCCGCGTCCGGGCACCGTTTTGCCGGATCACTTGATCAGCCAGCTTGGCCTGACCGATGCGCAGCAGAAAAAGCTTGCCGCGCTACAGGAACTTGTTGATAAACGGCTCGCAAAAATCCTGACCGAAGAACAGACCCAAATGCTGCAACATGGACCTCCCGGCCGCTAA
- a CDS encoding protocatechuate 3,4-dioxygenase: MNLISRRRAIATGSMALWTTRGLFAEQLMLPTPRLTEGPFYPDKLPLDQDNDLILIKDSTTPAVGQIAHFTGRILTRSGSPVRNATIEIWQCDANAVYLHSADSNGKKDQQDKHFQGYGKFETASDGGYRFRTIKPVPYPGRPAPHIHIKVSQGDREVLTTQCMIRGHEGNARDGVFRSAGDLVDHELIQADFKKLPDSKMDEYSAVFDIVLGRTPDDRQMQRPRNS, translated from the coding sequence ATGAACCTTATCTCTCGTCGTCGTGCTATCGCGACCGGATCAATGGCGCTATGGACGACTCGCGGATTGTTCGCCGAGCAATTGATGTTGCCGACACCGCGATTGACGGAAGGCCCCTTCTACCCAGACAAACTGCCTTTGGATCAGGACAATGATCTGATCCTCATCAAGGACAGTACAACACCAGCGGTTGGACAGATTGCACACTTCACCGGTCGAATCCTTACCCGCAGTGGTTCGCCGGTCCGAAACGCGACAATCGAAATTTGGCAATGTGATGCCAACGCCGTCTATCTTCATTCGGCCGACAGCAACGGCAAGAAAGATCAGCAGGACAAACACTTCCAAGGCTACGGCAAGTTCGAAACCGCTTCAGATGGTGGATATCGATTCCGAACCATCAAGCCTGTTCCGTATCCGGGGCGTCCCGCTCCGCACATTCACATCAAGGTTTCACAAGGTGATCGTGAAGTCTTGACAACACAGTGCATGATTCGGGGGCACGAAGGGAACGCACGCGATGGCGTGTTCCGCAGTGCGGGTGATCTTGTAGACCATGAATTGATTCAGGCAGACTTCAAAAAGCTACCTGATTCGAAGATGGACGAGTACAGCGCCGTATTCGATATCGTCCTCGGTCGTACTCCTGACGATCGACAGATGCAGCGGCCACGCAACTCGTAA
- a CDS encoding alkaline phosphatase D family protein → MKNPADQIDRFARQEVSRRGFVSFSGLFSTIVLASQQTYADQSVRLDVNPFKLGVASGDPDHRGFVLWTRLAPEPMQPGGGMPAQNVEVTWEVATDDQMRSVVAKGTQLATPALGHSVHVELTDLKPDRWYWYRFRCGDAESTIGRARTMPHPQSSPSKVRFAVASCQNFEQGLFTAYEQMAKDELDLVFHLGDYIYEYEAGRNGKVRTHHGPEVESLEEYRTRYSQYRLDPLLQNMHAQCPWVLTWDDHEFDNNCAGDISEQKGVDPVDFMIRRVNAYQAYYEMMPLRLAQMPTGHDMRLYRTSQFGQLANFMVLDTRQYRSDQPNNDRKSPLNAAAWDKNQSLLGRKQRGWLSKELVQSQAKWNVLAQQVMMGVVNRSGDDDSPAFSMDQWPGYMYERKQLVEFLRDRVVSNPVVLTGDIHSNWVNELRVDDRNEDENTVATEFVATSISSGGNGPEKPKNLDAVLANNPCVKYHNAERGYIRCEVTPEHWKSDYMAVDDVLKPGGKTFERISFVVESGSAKANRD, encoded by the coding sequence ATGAAAAACCCTGCCGACCAAATCGATCGCTTCGCCCGCCAAGAAGTCTCGCGACGAGGCTTTGTGAGCTTTTCCGGGTTGTTTTCGACGATCGTCCTCGCTTCCCAGCAAACATACGCCGACCAATCGGTGCGGCTAGACGTCAATCCGTTTAAGCTCGGTGTTGCATCCGGTGATCCCGACCACCGTGGTTTCGTACTATGGACACGTCTCGCACCGGAGCCGATGCAGCCGGGTGGCGGAATGCCTGCACAAAACGTGGAAGTCACTTGGGAAGTCGCAACAGACGACCAAATGCGCTCGGTCGTCGCAAAGGGAACTCAACTGGCAACCCCTGCGTTGGGTCACTCCGTCCATGTTGAACTGACAGATCTAAAACCGGATCGCTGGTACTGGTACCGTTTCCGTTGCGGTGATGCAGAGAGCACCATTGGACGTGCACGCACAATGCCACATCCGCAAAGTTCGCCATCGAAAGTACGATTCGCAGTCGCGTCCTGTCAAAACTTCGAACAAGGCCTGTTTACCGCCTATGAGCAAATGGCAAAGGACGAACTGGATCTTGTCTTTCACCTCGGCGATTACATCTATGAATACGAGGCCGGTCGAAATGGTAAAGTCCGTACCCACCACGGCCCCGAAGTCGAATCGCTTGAAGAATATCGAACGCGGTACTCCCAATACCGGCTTGATCCCTTGCTGCAAAACATGCACGCGCAGTGTCCTTGGGTACTGACCTGGGATGACCACGAATTTGACAATAACTGCGCGGGCGACATTTCGGAACAAAAAGGAGTCGACCCGGTCGACTTTATGATCCGACGCGTTAACGCCTATCAGGCTTACTATGAGATGATGCCACTTCGGCTCGCCCAGATGCCGACCGGTCACGACATGCGTTTGTATCGAACGTCGCAATTCGGCCAGCTTGCGAATTTCATGGTGCTGGACACTCGCCAGTACCGAAGTGACCAACCCAACAACGATAGAAAGTCTCCTTTGAACGCTGCCGCCTGGGACAAAAACCAATCGTTGCTAGGTCGCAAACAACGCGGTTGGCTTAGCAAAGAACTGGTCCAGTCGCAGGCGAAATGGAACGTGCTAGCGCAGCAGGTGATGATGGGGGTTGTCAACCGCAGCGGCGATGACGACTCGCCAGCTTTCTCGATGGATCAATGGCCCGGTTACATGTACGAACGAAAGCAGTTGGTTGAATTTCTACGCGACCGCGTCGTTTCAAATCCGGTCGTCCTTACCGGAGACATTCACTCCAACTGGGTGAATGAATTGCGAGTGGATGATCGCAATGAAGACGAAAACACCGTGGCAACGGAGTTCGTCGCGACATCGATTTCTAGCGGTGGAAACGGACCCGAGAAACCAAAGAACTTGGACGCGGTGCTCGCAAACAATCCTTGCGTGAAATACCACAATGCCGAGCGTGGCTATATTCGCTGCGAGGTGACGCCGGAACACTGGAAGTCCGACTACATGGCGGTAGACGATGTCCTGAAGCCCGGCGGAAAAACATTTGAACGTATCTCGTTCGTCGTCGAATCCGGTTCTGCGAAAGCCAATCGAGACTAG